The following is a genomic window from Afipia sp. P52-10.
TTTGAATTGTCAGCGCTGGGCGGGCAAGTCATAATCAACGTCTTCTGAAGGGAGATCAAAAACATGCGTGAAGCCGTTATCGTTTCTTATGCCCGCACAGGACTGGCGAAGTCCGGCCGCGGCGGGTTCAATATGACCGCGCCGATGACGATGGCTGCGCACGCGATCAAGCACGCGGTCGAGCGCGCCGGCGTGGAAAAAGATTATGTCGAGGACTGCTACCTCGGCAACTGCGCGCACGGCGCCCGCAACATCGGTCGCGAGGCAGCGTTGCTCGCCGGCATGCCGAAGACCACGGCCGGCGTGTCGGTCAACCGCTTCTGCTCGTCGGGCCTGCAGACCATCGCCATGGCTGCCAACCACATTCGCTCCGACGGGGCCGACTGCATCGTCGCTGGCGGCGTGGAAAGCATCTCGATTCCGGGCGGCGGCATGCCGAAGGACGCGCAGGACGCCGAGCTCCTGAAGTATGCGCCCGACATCTACATGGCGATGATCGACACCGCCGACATCGTCGCCGAGCGCTACAAGATCAGCCGCGAGTATCAGGATGAGTACTCGCTCGAGTCGCAGCGCCGGATGGCGGCCGCCCAGCAGGCCAACAAGTTCAAGGACGAAATCGTCCCGATGAAGACCAAGATGAAGGTGGTCAACAAGGAGACGAAGGAAGAGAGCATCGTCGACTACGAGGTCAACCGCGACGAGTGCAACCGTCCGGACACGACCCTGGAAGGCCTGGCCAAGCTCGATCCGGTCAAGGGCCCGGGCAAGTACATCACCGCCGGCAATGCCAGCCAGCTCTCGGACGGAGCGGCCGCCGTGGTCCTGATGGAAGCCAAGGAAGCCGAGCGTCGTGGCCTGAAGCCGATGGGCCGTTTCGTGGCCTGGGCGGTCGCGGGTTGCGAGCCGGACGAAATGGGCATTGGTCCGGTGTTCGCCGTGCCGAAGCTTCTGAAACGTCACGGCCTCAAGGTCGATGACATTGACATCTGGGAGCTGAACGAGGCGTTCGCCAGCCAGTGCCTCTACTCGCGCGACAAGCTTGGCATCGACCCGGCCAAGTACAACGTGAACGGCGGCTCGATCGCAATCGGCCATCCGTTCGGCATGACCGGGGCTCGTCTCACCGGCCACATCCTGCAGGAAGGTGCGCGTCGCAAAGCCAAGTGGGGCGTCGTGACCATGTGCATCGGCGGTGGTCAGGGCGGCGCAGGCCTGTTCGAAATCTACAGCTAAGCGGGTTGAATGCGGGTCTTCCCGCGTTCGCAAGCACGAAATCTGGAAAACGCGGGCTATCACGGCCCGCGTTTTCTTTTGCCTGCCCCTTTTTGTTCCTGAACGCGGATAGAGCGCGGACGCGCCCTCAGCTCACGCGCAGCAGGCTATGGCTTGCAAACAGATCGGCCACCCAATCGACGAATACACGCAGCTTGTTACTCAGATGCCGGTTCGGTGGATAGACGACGTAGATGCTGATCGGTTCGGATTTCCATCCTTTCAGGATCTGCACCAGCCGCCCTGACTGCAACTCCTGATGCAACATGAAGAACGGAGCCTGGACAATGCCCAGGCCTTCGACGCCGGCCGTTACATAAGCGAGACTGTCATTCACCGCGATCTGATAATTCGCATCGATCTCGACGCGCTGATTGTCCAGCACGAAATCCGGCGGTAGCGGCTTGCCGGAACGCGGGTGAAAGAAGTTGACGACGTGATGGCCGTTCTTCAGGTCTGACGGATGCTGAGGCTCGCCATGTTTCTGCAGATACGACGGCGAAGCGCAGGTAATGAAATTCATCTCAGCAATACGACGCGCGATCAGCGATTGATCGGACAGGTTGCCGCCGCGAATGACGCAATCGACATTCTCGCCGACCAGATCCACCGGCCGATCGGTGACGCCGAGATCGATCTGAATCTCCGGATAGCGCTCGTAGAAACTGGCCAGGGCTGGAA
Proteins encoded in this region:
- a CDS encoding acetyl-CoA C-acyltransferase → MREAVIVSYARTGLAKSGRGGFNMTAPMTMAAHAIKHAVERAGVEKDYVEDCYLGNCAHGARNIGREAALLAGMPKTTAGVSVNRFCSSGLQTIAMAANHIRSDGADCIVAGGVESISIPGGGMPKDAQDAELLKYAPDIYMAMIDTADIVAERYKISREYQDEYSLESQRRMAAAQQANKFKDEIVPMKTKMKVVNKETKEESIVDYEVNRDECNRPDTTLEGLAKLDPVKGPGKYITAGNASQLSDGAAAVVLMEAKEAERRGLKPMGRFVAWAVAGCEPDEMGIGPVFAVPKLLKRHGLKVDDIDIWELNEAFASQCLYSRDKLGIDPAKYNVNGGSIAIGHPFGMTGARLTGHILQEGARRKAKWGVVTMCIGGGQGGAGLFEIYS
- a CDS encoding LysR family transcriptional regulator; the protein is MDQLAAMRAFIRVVEAGTFTSAAESLRMPKPTVTKLIQSLETHVSAKLLNRTTRRVTVTPDGAAYYERALRLITELEELDGSMAMSRLNPKGRLRVDVGTSLAILVIIPALASFYERYPEIQIDLGVTDRPVDLVGENVDCVIRGGNLSDQSLIARRIAEMNFITCASPSYLQKHGEPQHPSDLKNGHHVVNFFHPRSGKPLPPDFVLDNQRVEIDANYQIAVNDSLAYVTAGVEGLGIVQAPFFMLHQELQSGRLVQILKGWKSEPISIYVVYPPNRHLSNKLRVFVDWVADLFASHSLLRVS